The following proteins are encoded in a genomic region of Catharus ustulatus isolate bCatUst1 chromosome 4, bCatUst1.pri.v2, whole genome shotgun sequence:
- the ADCK2 gene encoding uncharacterized aarF domain-containing protein kinase 2, with translation MVAGGAARLLPLLARAAAAGIRPALPGRAGAGRCGLRAGRWGALAAAVPAAVPAGTGWKERPGRRGPAWAAERGAERPPRGLLRRLGLVLRLGVRACGLLLRFGPLLLLYPLSRLWPGMGGRWLRLLRRAAEAAGPTCVKLGQWASTRRDLFSEAFCDEFSKLHVEVSPHPWAHTDELLRKAFGEDWTGILTFPSREPVGSGCVAQVYKAYADLAAIAGSRAKELERRAEFRSAFEAWEVSGFRGLLGWLRRRKSEEIRDERSREELSSADCSQGSPVSRMSLTEQRAKPVLNANPTSARHLMPVAIKVLHPGLVHQVEMDLFLMKMGSRLIGLLPGFKWLSLTEIVEEFEKLMMQQIDLRYEARNLERFRQNFLDVDFVKFPTPLWPLVTADVLVETFEESEPISRYLHVEIGTELRQRLAKMGMDMLLKMIFVDNFVHADLHPGNILVQGTAREQAVQDPCDTLVLDLCDTLVLEVRPPLQQLRLVLLDAGIVAELQSADMQNFRAVFTAVVQGQGERVAELILHHARANQCQDIERFKAEMAELVTKVRGNTIALGKLQVGNLLSSVFKLLMTHKVKLESNFASIIFAIMVLEGLGRSLDPELDILEAAKPLLIRTALK, from the exons ATGGTGGCAGGCGGCGCCGCGCGGCTGCTCCCGCTGCTCGCGCGCGCCGCCGCGGCCGGGATCaggccggcgctgcccgggcgggcgggcgcggggcgctGCGGGCTGCGTGCCGGGCGCTGGGGTGCCCTGGCCGCGGCCGTGCCCGCGGCCGTGCCCGCCGGGACCGGCTGGAAGGAGAGGCcggggcggcgcggcccggcGTGGGCGGCGGAGCGCGGCGCGGAGCGGCCTCCCCGGGGGCTGCTGCGGCGCTTGGGGCTGGTGCTGCGGCTGGGGGTCCGCGCCTGCGGGCTCCTGCTGCGCTTCgggccgctgctgctgctctacCCGCTGAGCCGGCTGTGGCCCGGCATGGGCGGGCGCTGGCTGCGGCTGCTGCGCAGGGCGGCCGAGGCCGCCGGCCCCACGTGTGTCAAGCTGGGCCAGTGGGCCAGCACCCGCAGGGACCTCTTCTCGGAGGCCTTCTGCGATGAGTTTTCCAAGCTGCACGTCGAGGTGAGCCCGCACCCGTGGGCCCACACCGACGAGCTCTTGAGGAAGGCCTTCGGTGAGGACTGGACGGGCATCCTGACGTTCCCGAGCCGGGAGCCGGTGGGCTCGGGCTGCGTTGCCCAGGTGTATAAAGCCTATGCTGACCTGGCTGCTATCGCCGGCTCCCGGGCCAAGGAGCTGGAGCGACGCGCGGAGTTCAGGTCCGCCTTCGAAGCGTGGGAAGTGTCAGGATTTAGAGGCCTCCTCGGGTGGctgagaaggaggaagagcGAGGAGATACGGGatgagaggagcagggaggaacTGAGTTCCGCAGATTGCTCCCAGGGAAGTCCCGTGAGCAGGATGTCCCTTACGGAGCAGAGGGCCAAGCCAGTACTGAACGCAAATCCGACATCAGCCAGACATCTCATGCCTGTAGCCATTAAA GTCCTGCACCCTGGGCTGGTCCACCAAGTCGAGATGGATCTGTTTCTCATGAAGATGGGCAGCCGCCTTATTGGACTTCTCCCTGGGTTCAAGTGGCTCAGTTTGACAGAGATTGTGGAGGAGTTTGAGAAGCTTATGATGCAGCAG ATTGACTTACGCTATGAAGCCAGAAATCTGGAGCGCTTCCGACAGAATTTCCTAGATGTCGATTTTGTGAAGTTTCCAACTCCCCTTTGGCCCTTGGTAACAGCAGATGTTCTCGTGGAAACATTTGAG GAGAGCGAGCCCATTTCGCGCTACCTGCACGTGGAGATTGGCACGGAGCTGCGGCAGAGACTGGCCAAGATGGGCATGGACATGCTGCTAAAGATG ATCTTTGTTGACAACTTTGTCCACGCCGACCTGCACCCGGGGAACATCCTGGTGCAGGGCACAGCGCGGGAGCAGGCGGTGCAGGACCCGTGTGACACCCTGGTACTGGACCTGTGTGACACCTTGGTGCTGGAAGTGCGGCcgcccctgcagcagctgcgcctggtgctgctggatgcGGGGATCGTGGCGGAGCTGCAGAGCGCCGACATGCAGAACTTCCGCGCCGTCTTCACCGCTGTGGtccagggacag GGGGAGAGGGTGGCAGAGCTGATCCTCCACCATGCCCGTGCCAACCAGTGCCAAGACATCGAGCGCTTCAAGGCTGAGATGGCAGAACTTGTGACCAAGGTCCGGGGGAACACCATTGCCTTGGGAAAG CTTCAGGTGGGAAATCTCCTCTCGAGTGTCTTCAAACTATTGATGACCCATAAG GTGAAGCTTGAGAGCAATTTTGCTTCCATCATCTTTGCCATCATGGTTCTGGAAGGACTGGGACGTTCACTGGACCCTGAACTGGACATCCTGGAGGCAGCTAAGCCACTGCTCATCAGAACTGCCCTCAAATAG